The Verrucomicrobiota bacterium JB022 genome includes a region encoding these proteins:
- a CDS encoding alpha/beta hydrolase produces the protein MDWFRIVALLLALYLLFNLVLWLVAPRLVFPAPEPSYTFAEPLYRRLELPGGAGQFVLTLQEPSPAEVIQRLPGAEERVVLYFHGNATDLGYVQRRIDALKAYGFTVCAPDYPGYGQSGGKASESGTLATAEASYQYLLDQGYEPQQIVIWGRSLGSGPACHLASQVPCDRLILETAFASIVRVKFPFRITFWDMFDNLARARDIQCPALVLHGKQDRIVPFDHAEKLAAALAGPVETLYADTAGHNDLPDVAGTLYWETVLNFAVGQPPQPLVVPVSAQFSTLED, from the coding sequence ATGGATTGGTTCCGAATTGTTGCCCTGTTGCTCGCCCTGTATCTCCTGTTCAACCTTGTGCTTTGGCTGGTTGCGCCACGGCTGGTCTTCCCGGCGCCGGAGCCTTCCTACACCTTTGCGGAGCCGCTTTACCGCCGGCTGGAGCTGCCGGGGGGCGCCGGGCAGTTTGTTCTGACGCTGCAGGAGCCGTCGCCGGCGGAGGTGATCCAGCGGCTGCCGGGGGCGGAAGAGCGGGTCGTGCTCTACTTCCATGGCAACGCGACCGACCTGGGCTACGTGCAGCGCCGGATTGATGCCCTCAAGGCCTACGGCTTCACCGTCTGCGCGCCCGATTACCCCGGGTACGGCCAGAGCGGCGGCAAGGCGAGCGAGTCCGGCACCTTGGCCACGGCGGAAGCCAGCTACCAGTATTTGCTCGATCAGGGCTACGAGCCGCAGCAGATCGTGATCTGGGGGCGCTCGCTGGGCAGCGGACCGGCTTGCCATCTTGCCTCCCAAGTGCCCTGCGACCGCCTGATCCTCGAAACGGCGTTCGCCAGCATCGTGCGGGTGAAGTTCCCTTTCCGCATCACCTTCTGGGACATGTTCGACAACCTCGCCCGCGCAAGGGACATCCAATGCCCGGCCCTGGTGCTCCACGGCAAGCAGGATCGTATTGTGCCTTTTGACCACGCGGAGAAGCTGGCGGCGGCGCTCGCCGGGCCGGTCGAGACGCTCTACGCCGACACGGCTGGACACAATGATTTGCCCGACGTGGCCGGTACGCTATATTGGGAGACGGTTCTTAACTTTGCAGTCGGCCAGCCCCCTCAACCGTTGGTCGTGCCTGTCTCCGCCCAATTCTCCACCCTCGAAGACTAG
- a CDS encoding DJ-1/PfpI family protein, producing MAQALVIIAPGFEEMEAAAPIDLLRRADLKVVVATTHDELLTEGRNQMRWQADAFLEEVADETYDAVIVPGGPSHKVLRGNPLVHKILQTQAESGRLIGAICAAPLVLLDAGVLGGKRYTAHFSAAEELSEIDENSAVVIDGQLITSRGAGTATRFGLALVAALCGADKENEIAKSICYL from the coding sequence ATGGCCCAAGCTCTTGTTATTATCGCCCCCGGATTTGAAGAAATGGAGGCCGCCGCGCCGATCGACCTCCTGCGCCGCGCCGACCTGAAAGTCGTCGTCGCGACCACGCACGACGAACTCCTGACCGAAGGCCGCAACCAGATGCGCTGGCAGGCGGATGCCTTTCTGGAAGAAGTCGCCGATGAGACCTACGACGCCGTGATCGTCCCCGGCGGCCCCAGCCACAAAGTGCTGCGAGGTAACCCACTCGTGCACAAGATCCTGCAAACGCAGGCCGAGAGTGGTCGCCTGATCGGGGCCATCTGCGCCGCTCCGCTGGTGCTGCTCGATGCGGGCGTCCTGGGCGGCAAGCGCTACACCGCCCACTTTTCCGCCGCCGAAGAGCTGAGCGAGATCGACGAAAACTCTGCGGTGGTGATCGACGGGCAACTCATCACTAGCCGTGGTGCCGGCACGGCCACACGCTTTGGCCTCGCCCTCGTCGCCGCCCTCTGCGGAGCCGACAAGGAGAACGAAA